In uncultured Fusobacterium sp., the genomic stretch TAAACTTATTTTAACTTTTTCCCCTTTAAATCTTATAAAATCTTCAATCTTTTTTAATGGTCTTTCTATTCCAGGTGAAGATACTTCTAAGAAAAATCTTTGCTCTATTAATTTATCAATATCTTCATCTATTTTTCCACTAATAGTTGCACAATCTTCAAGCGTTATTTCTCCATTTAAATTTTCTACATAGATTCTAACATACCAATATCCACCATCTTGCATATACTCTACGTCTACTAATGATAGATTCATCTCGTCTAAAACTGGAGCAACTATTTTTTCAATCTTTTCTACTATTTGTTGGTTATCTAGTTTTCCCATTAAGTTTCACCTCTTTTCTAAAAAATACCTACTAAAGAGGGAGTGGATAAAAAAACCCACTCCCTTAAAAAACTAGCATACTACTTTATTCAAGTTATTGTACCATATATTTTCAAAAAAATCAATTATTACTATAAAGAAAATTGCCTATTTTAGTTAAAATTATCTTTAATTTTACTTCTTTTTAAATTTAAATTATATATATATAACTTTTATTAAATATATAATTATACTTTTATTGTTTTTTAAACGTTTTTTAGCAATATTCACTCTACTTAAACACTTATAAATTCTAAGTTAAATATATCAAATTAAATTTTTAAATATTTATCATTCATTTTTTATATAAGTATTGATTTTTTTCAAAAATGTTGTATATTATTATCAAAGGTTTTAATATCAAACACTTAAGGAGGATGTTTTTCATGAAGAAAAATGGAAAAAAAGTTGTAATTGGAGTTATAGGTTCAGACTGTCATGCAGTTGGAAATAAAATTATTCATCACGTTTTAGAAGCAAATGGATTTGATGTAGTAAACGTAGGAGTTCTTTCTCCACAAGCTGACTTCATTAACGCAGCTGTTGAAACAAACGCAGATGCAATAATCGTATCTTCTCTTTATGGACATGGAGAATTAGACTGTCAAGGTATGAGAGAAAAATGTAAAGAAGCTGGACTAAACAACATTCTTCTTTACGTAGGTGGAAACATAGTTGTTGGAAAACAAGTATGGGAAGATGTAGAAAAAAGATTCAAAGCAATGGGATTTGACAGAGTTTATAAACCTGGTACTCCTATTGAAGAAACAACAGAAGATCTTAAAAAAGATTTAGGAATTGCTTAATATAAAAGAGAGTGGTAATTATGAAAGCTTACTTAGCTATAGATTTTGGAAGTACATATACTAAATTGACAGCTATTGACTTAGATAATGAAGTTATCTTAGCTACTGCTAAAGATATCACTACTGTAGAAAATGATATCATGATTGGATTCAATAAAGCATTTGAAAAATTAAAAGCTGAGATAAATAAAAAAGTCAATTTTGATTCTATTAATTTTGTAAGCAAAACAGCTTGTTCTTCTGCTGCTGGTGGATTGAAAATGATAGCTATTGGATTAGTTCCTGAGCTTACTGCTGAAGCGGCTAAAAAAGCAGCTTTAGGAGCTGGAGCTAGAGTTATTAAAACTTATGCTTATGAATTAAATAGTAGAGAATTAGAAGAAATTAAAGATACAGCATTAGATATCATCTTATTAGCAGGTGGAACAGATGGTGGAAACAAAGACTGTATTATCCACAATGCTAAGATGCTAGCTGATTATCAAATTCATGTTCCAGTAGTTGTAGCAGGTAATAAAGCAGCTACTGATGAAGTAGAAAAAATATTAAAGGATGCTGGAATAGATTGTTATATAACTGAAAATGTAATGCCTTTCATAAATAAATTAAATGTTGAACCTTCAAGAGAAGAAATCAGAAAAGTTTTTATGAGTAAGATTGTTGAGGCTAAAGGAATGAAACAAGCAGAAGATTTTATAGGAGGTATCTTAATGCCTACACCTGCTGCTGTTTTAAAAGCTTCTGAAATTCTTGCTACTGGAACTGATGATGAAGAAGGTTTAGGAGATTTAATTGTAGTGGATATTGGTGGAGCAACTACAGATATCCATTCTATAGCTAAAGGAGAGCCTACTAAACCATCAGTTATGATAAAAGGATTAGAAGAACCTTTTGCTAAGAGAACTGTTGAAGGAGACTTAGGTATGAGATACTCAGCAATAGCTCTTTTAGAGGCTTCTGGTACTAGAAAAATAAGAAACTATTTACATGATTCTTTAAAACAAGTTGATGTAAAAGCTCAATGTCAATACAGACATGACAATATAAAAATGGTTCCTCAAAGTGAAGAGGAAATAAGATTTGATGAAGCAATGGCAAAAGCCGCTACTGAATTAGCTATGACTAGACATTGTGGAGTATTAGAATGTATTTACACTCCTATGGGAACTATGTTTAATCAAAGTGGTAAAGACTTAACTGAAACACCTTATGTTATTGGTACTGGTGGAGTAATCATTCACAGTCTTAACCCTAGAGAGATTTTAAAAGCTGGAAACTTTAACGAACAAGATCCAATTCATTTAAAACCTCAGGATCCTAATTTCTTAGTAGATAGAACATATATCTTGTCAGCTATGGGACTTTTAGCTCAAGAATATCCTAATACAGCAATTAGAATTATGAAAAAATACTTAGTTGAAGCTTAATTTAAAAATTTTTAAGAAATAATTAAGGAGGATTAGTTATATATGAAACTTAGATTTAAAAAATGGACTGAAGAAGAGTTCTTTCAAATGAGAGAAGAAGTTTTAAAAGGATGGCCTACTGGTAAAGATGTAGACCTTGAAGAAGCTGTTAGATACCACAAATCATTACCAGAATCAAAAAGCTTCTCTAAAAAATT encodes the following:
- the glmS gene encoding methylaspartate mutase subunit S, with the translated sequence MKKNGKKVVIGVIGSDCHAVGNKIIHHVLEANGFDVVNVGVLSPQADFINAAVETNADAIIVSSLYGHGELDCQGMREKCKEAGLNNILLYVGGNIVVGKQVWEDVEKRFKAMGFDRVYKPGTPIEETTEDLKKDLGIA
- the glmL gene encoding methylaspartate mutase accessory protein GlmL produces the protein MKAYLAIDFGSTYTKLTAIDLDNEVILATAKDITTVENDIMIGFNKAFEKLKAEINKKVNFDSINFVSKTACSSAAGGLKMIAIGLVPELTAEAAKKAALGAGARVIKTYAYELNSRELEEIKDTALDIILLAGGTDGGNKDCIIHNAKMLADYQIHVPVVVAGNKAATDEVEKILKDAGIDCYITENVMPFINKLNVEPSREEIRKVFMSKIVEAKGMKQAEDFIGGILMPTPAAVLKASEILATGTDDEEGLGDLIVVDIGGATTDIHSIAKGEPTKPSVMIKGLEEPFAKRTVEGDLGMRYSAIALLEASGTRKIRNYLHDSLKQVDVKAQCQYRHDNIKMVPQSEEEIRFDEAMAKAATELAMTRHCGVLECIYTPMGTMFNQSGKDLTETPYVIGTGGVIIHSLNPREILKAGNFNEQDPIHLKPQDPNFLVDRTYILSAMGLLAQEYPNTAIRIMKKYLVEA
- the rimP gene encoding ribosome maturation factor RimP, with protein sequence MGKLDNQQIVEKIEKIVAPVLDEMNLSLVDVEYMQDGGYWYVRIYVENLNGEITLEDCATISGKIDEDIDKLIEQRFFLEVSSPGIERPLKKIEDFIRFKGEKVKISLKHKIEENKNFEGIIVECQEDIISLEITEDNILKIPFSEIRKANLVYEFDEF